A genomic region of Rhizobium sp. NXC24 contains the following coding sequences:
- a CDS encoding chemotaxis protein CheA, with protein sequence MNSLDPIAVFRTEAAECLEQIEAGLLDLTHQLDDKALIDAVFRGLHTLKGSGSMFGFDALAGFTHHCETAFDRVRKGQAPATAELVAAVLDAQDHMRALVDDPNGNHEATSQRLLAQLHAAVGGAGDAAKPVQAVAVTAPVVTDKRKTWRIRFSLPQNAMINGTNPLGLLDELRDLGECRILANTSAIPPLSALVPTELHLSWDVTVTTEQPRSAIDDVFIFVMDDMQLDVEEIDGHAVAATPDEPAVSAAPQAVVAPAAPAAAEIVPVKREVAAPAAPVADQRQAKAAESVRVPALRLDELMDRVGELVIAQSRLSQLASASADIGLRSVSEEIERLSGELRDTMMVLRMVPVASLFNRFRRLVHDLARETGKVIELVTEGETTEVDKTVIERLADPLVHLVRNSIDHGLEPPEERLAAGKAEAGTIILSARQSGGEVIISIKDDGRGINRGRVRAKAESSGLIQPGQQLSDAELLQLIFAPGFSTAAQITNLSGRGVGMDVVKQTVETLRGTIDIVSLPGQGSDVSLRIPLTLAIIDGLLVRVGAGRYVIPLSAVEECLELSLEEDLRSRGRSFISLRDSLVPFLRLRDVFRTGTKPDVHQKVVVISTGTERVGLVVDQIIGDHQTVIKSMSKLHNDVAHFSGATILGDGSVALILDVVHLVAAGQQQEAHLRAAG encoded by the coding sequence ATGAACTCGCTCGATCCAATTGCTGTCTTCCGTACCGAGGCTGCAGAATGCCTGGAGCAGATCGAGGCAGGCCTTTTGGATCTCACGCATCAGCTCGATGACAAGGCTTTGATCGATGCCGTGTTCCGGGGCCTTCATACACTGAAGGGTTCGGGCTCCATGTTCGGCTTCGATGCGCTCGCCGGCTTCACCCATCATTGCGAAACCGCCTTCGACCGCGTCCGTAAGGGCCAGGCGCCGGCAACGGCCGAGCTCGTCGCCGCCGTTCTCGACGCGCAGGACCATATGCGCGCCCTCGTCGACGATCCCAACGGCAATCACGAAGCCACCAGCCAACGTCTTCTGGCGCAATTGCATGCAGCAGTCGGCGGCGCCGGCGATGCTGCAAAGCCGGTTCAGGCCGTCGCCGTGACTGCGCCTGTTGTGACGGACAAGCGAAAGACCTGGCGCATTCGTTTCAGCCTGCCACAGAACGCGATGATCAACGGCACCAATCCGCTAGGGTTGCTGGATGAGCTGCGCGATCTCGGCGAATGCCGCATCCTCGCCAACACCTCGGCCATTCCGCCGCTGAGCGCGCTGGTGCCTACGGAATTGCATCTTTCCTGGGATGTCACTGTTACGACCGAGCAGCCGCGGTCGGCCATCGACGATGTTTTCATCTTCGTCATGGACGACATGCAGCTTGATGTCGAGGAAATCGATGGCCATGCAGTTGCTGCAACGCCGGATGAGCCCGCCGTTTCGGCTGCCCCGCAGGCGGTCGTTGCTCCTGCCGCGCCGGCCGCTGCCGAAATTGTCCCGGTCAAACGGGAAGTGGCGGCACCTGCGGCGCCGGTTGCCGACCAGCGACAGGCAAAGGCTGCCGAAAGCGTTCGCGTTCCGGCTTTGCGTCTCGATGAACTTATGGACCGTGTCGGCGAACTGGTCATCGCACAATCGCGCCTAAGCCAGTTGGCCAGTGCCAGCGCCGATATCGGGCTGAGATCGGTATCGGAAGAGATTGAGCGCTTGTCCGGCGAGTTGCGCGATACGATGATGGTGCTGCGCATGGTGCCGGTCGCAAGCCTCTTCAACCGTTTCCGCCGCCTGGTGCATGATCTGGCGCGAGAGACTGGCAAGGTCATCGAGCTCGTCACCGAAGGCGAGACGACGGAGGTCGACAAGACCGTAATCGAGCGGCTTGCCGACCCGCTGGTGCATCTGGTGCGCAATTCCATCGATCATGGCCTTGAGCCGCCGGAAGAGCGTCTTGCTGCCGGTAAGGCCGAAGCTGGAACTATTATATTGTCGGCCCGGCAATCGGGCGGCGAGGTTATCATCTCGATCAAGGACGACGGCCGTGGCATCAATCGTGGGCGCGTTCGCGCCAAGGCGGAATCGTCCGGGTTGATCCAGCCGGGTCAGCAGCTCAGCGATGCCGAGCTCCTGCAGCTCATCTTCGCGCCCGGATTTTCGACGGCGGCGCAGATCACCAATCTTTCCGGCCGCGGCGTCGGCATGGATGTGGTGAAGCAGACGGTGGAAACGCTACGCGGCACCATCGATATCGTCAGCCTGCCGGGGCAGGGGTCCGATGTATCGTTGCGCATTCCGCTGACGCTCGCCATCATCGACGGTCTGCTCGTGCGCGTCGGCGCCGGGCGCTACGTCATTCCGCTGTCGGCGGTTGAGGAATGCCTGGAATTGTCGCTGGAAGAGGACCTGCGCTCGCGTGGCCGCAGTTTCATTTCGCTGCGCGACAGCCTGGTGCCTTTCCTGCGGTTGCGGGACGTATTCCGCACCGGCACCAAGCCGGATGTGCATCAGAAGGTCGTCGTTATCTCGACCGGGACTGAGCGGGTTGGCCTGGTGGTCGATCAGATCATCGGCGACCACCAGACGGTGATCAAATCTATGTCGAAGCTGCACAATGACGTCGCGCATTTCTCCGGGGCTACGATCCTTGGTGACGGCAGCGTCGCCCTCATTCTCGATGTCGTGCATCTGGTCGCGGCCGGCCAGCAACAGGAGGCGCATCTGCGTGCAGCGGGATGA
- a CDS encoding response regulator, producing the protein MSAKILTVDDSASIRLTTKVTLTNAGYEVTEAENGAEGLDKAKAGHFDLIVTDLNMPVMDGLTMIEELRKLPAHMGVPIIFLTTESDADLKARAKAAGATGWLTKPFDPENLVKITKKVLGR; encoded by the coding sequence ATGAGTGCGAAGATTTTGACTGTCGATGATTCCGCCAGCATCCGTCTGACGACCAAGGTGACGCTGACCAATGCCGGTTACGAGGTCACCGAGGCGGAGAATGGTGCCGAAGGCCTGGATAAGGCCAAGGCCGGGCACTTCGATCTCATCGTGACCGATCTCAACATGCCCGTCATGGACGGACTGACCATGATCGAGGAGCTGCGCAAGCTGCCGGCTCACATGGGCGTTCCGATCATCTTCCTGACGACGGAATCCGATGCTGATCTCAAGGCGCGCGCCAAGGCCGCCGGCGCCACCGGCTGGCTGACCAAGCCTTTCGATCCGGAAAATCTCGTCAAAATCACCAAGAAAGTGCTGGGCAGATGA
- a CDS encoding STAS domain-containing protein encodes MDDKYSESISLPNILSIRNISEIYQSMTLKLRDGKMLVLEVADDAEADLSFVQLVESARMEAKASDKTLRLSSPASGSVLKVLQRGGFVDAFTAEDAQFWLHKEVHS; translated from the coding sequence ATGGATGATAAATATTCCGAATCTATTTCCCTGCCGAATATCCTAAGCATCAGGAACATTTCCGAAATTTATCAAAGTATGACTTTGAAGCTTCGGGACGGCAAAATGCTTGTCCTCGAAGTCGCCGACGATGCGGAAGCCGATTTGAGCTTCGTGCAATTGGTCGAGTCGGCAAGGATGGAGGCGAAGGCCTCCGACAAAACACTTCGTCTTTCTTCGCCGGCTAGCGGTTCTGTTTTGAAAGTCTTGCAGAGGGGCGGGTTCGTCGACGCCTTTACGGCGGAGGATGCGCAATTCTGGCTCCATAAAGAGGTACATTCATGA
- a CDS encoding chemotaxis protein has translation MDVSRTLEAARSEVEKRFLDGGAVLLSVMEVLNQLLSSLDRLTKALDSDGASDTTTDLLQTVSGLSDLPGLEVRRQQNFAVLAEAGTKLHAHVTDMQETMRYLRTFAVTVKITGAGIAEFAGFAEEILERIHSGTDEVNTFAQQLGALERELKVAMGFGATTAKAYDRNVPQVVAALEKDARTIAAHRKELAVIAAEVGAIARGVQSKVATTLSALQIGDITRQRIEHIQSAFAFLEEFLASGEGSKLDTDARQRLENVIHHLTAAQMRDMVTDFQRESGSVVKTIASFSHDTQEILKLRDAMKPDGRSGDGNVLRALEQSVSAAHTIVKQVETARIQADGISQSTLGTASNLLHRIETIRAVKTDIHYMALNTNLRCSRMGEEGRSINVVTAELRIFAAKLDESADAIVSGLASLETAAGHVASGQEASDYRLDERLISAVDTIRAAANIMDGELETLSAHGREVANKIMLSIGKLDFQRDLGETLANCADTLEDMAGSDMADASDLEEIIAPLSARIFKTYTMAQERNVHRDIIAMDVRAAPIAAAPVKSDDEDLFADALF, from the coding sequence ATGGATGTCAGCCGCACCCTGGAAGCGGCGCGCAGCGAGGTTGAGAAACGCTTTCTCGACGGCGGCGCTGTTCTCCTGTCTGTCATGGAGGTTCTGAACCAACTCCTGTCATCCCTCGACAGGTTGACCAAGGCGCTCGACAGCGATGGCGCCAGCGACACCACCACCGATCTGTTGCAGACGGTGAGCGGCCTGTCCGACCTGCCCGGACTTGAGGTCAGGCGTCAGCAGAATTTCGCCGTTCTGGCTGAGGCCGGCACCAAGCTGCATGCCCATGTCACCGATATGCAGGAGACCATGCGTTACCTGCGTACCTTCGCCGTCACGGTGAAGATCACCGGTGCGGGCATTGCCGAATTTGCCGGTTTTGCCGAGGAAATTCTGGAGCGCATTCACTCCGGCACCGATGAAGTCAACACCTTCGCCCAGCAGCTCGGCGCCCTCGAACGCGAGTTGAAGGTCGCCATGGGCTTTGGCGCCACCACCGCGAAGGCCTATGACCGCAACGTTCCGCAAGTGGTGGCAGCACTGGAAAAGGATGCCCGCACCATCGCTGCTCACCGTAAAGAACTCGCTGTGATCGCCGCTGAAGTTGGCGCTATCGCCCGCGGCGTGCAAAGCAAGGTCGCGACCACCCTTTCGGCTCTGCAAATCGGCGACATTACCCGCCAGCGCATCGAGCACATACAAAGCGCCTTTGCTTTTCTGGAAGAATTTCTCGCAAGCGGCGAGGGCAGCAAGCTCGATACCGATGCCCGCCAGCGGCTCGAAAATGTCATTCATCACCTGACGGCGGCACAAATGCGCGACATGGTCACGGACTTCCAGCGGGAGTCCGGTAGCGTCGTCAAGACGATCGCCAGCTTCAGCCATGACACGCAGGAAATCCTGAAGCTGCGCGACGCCATGAAGCCCGACGGCAGAAGCGGCGACGGCAATGTGCTGCGCGCACTGGAACAGAGCGTCTCCGCCGCCCACACGATCGTCAAACAGGTCGAAACAGCCCGCATTCAGGCCGACGGCATCAGCCAGTCGACGCTCGGCACGGCCTCGAACCTGTTGCACCGCATCGAGACCATCCGCGCCGTCAAGACCGACATCCACTACATGGCGCTCAACACCAATCTGCGCTGCAGCCGCATGGGCGAAGAAGGTCGTTCGATCAACGTCGTCACCGCCGAACTACGTATCTTTGCGGCAAAGCTCGATGAATCCGCTGACGCGATCGTCTCCGGCCTCGCATCTCTCGAAACAGCAGCCGGCCACGTCGCCTCGGGCCAGGAGGCCTCAGACTATCGATTGGACGAGAGGCTGATCTCGGCCGTCGACACCATCCGCGCCGCCGCCAACATCATGGATGGCGAGTTGGAAACCCTCTCGGCGCATGGCCGTGAAGTGGCAAACAAGATTATGCTGTCTATCGGCAAGCTCGACTTCCAGCGCGACCTCGGCGAAACCTTGGCAAATTGTGCCGATACGCTCGAAGACATGGCCGGCAGCGATATGGCCGATGCCAGCGATTTGGAAGAAATCATCGCGCCGCTCAGCGCCCGCATCTTTAAGACCTACACGATGGCGCAGGAACGCAACGTCCATCGCGATATCATCGCCATGGACGTTAGAGCGGCACCGATTGCGGCAGCGCCGGTCAAATCAGACGACGAAGATCTTTTCGCGGATGCTTTGTTCTAG
- a CDS encoding tetratricopeptide repeat protein — translation MSLTPRFRHRFFVAALAVGLTALPPLAVAQSNNSDTSLPGITTQPEKGSRPTDSGQSDDAAQSDETAAPDDSAPAQNDSVVTRPLNATVGTFKTEKVGPGAEPKADDAIKPSQGVGVFDRMGAKLPDLPPEKPFTGKVDEAYGAFQRGYYLTAFQKALPRAQLGDPAAQTLLAELMSQGLGVKRDTKDAAFWYGKAAEGGDATSMFKYALLLMEGRDVPRDEKKADEWMKKAADAGQASAEFNWGQSLTADNPGIKGLQMALPYYEKAAQQGIADAQYAVSQLYLNLPDLPQEKKEQAREWLSRAANAGFDTAQLDMGIWLINGIGGKQDLENGFNWMKVAAYRGNVVAQNKLAHLYINALGTKQDPVAAATWYVISRRAGLKDPELEDFYQGIEDYQQKAAIDAANKFRRSQ, via the coding sequence ATGTCGCTCACGCCTCGATTCCGTCACCGTTTCTTTGTTGCTGCGCTCGCCGTTGGGCTGACGGCATTGCCGCCGCTGGCGGTGGCCCAATCGAACAACAGCGATACGTCGCTGCCGGGCATTACGACACAGCCGGAAAAGGGCAGCCGGCCCACCGATAGCGGCCAATCCGACGATGCCGCTCAGTCGGATGAGACTGCGGCGCCGGACGATAGCGCGCCGGCACAAAATGATAGCGTGGTGACGCGGCCATTGAATGCCACCGTCGGCACTTTCAAGACGGAGAAGGTCGGGCCCGGTGCCGAGCCGAAAGCCGACGATGCCATCAAGCCTTCCCAGGGTGTCGGCGTTTTTGATCGCATGGGCGCGAAGCTGCCCGACCTGCCACCGGAAAAGCCCTTTACCGGCAAGGTCGACGAAGCCTATGGCGCCTTCCAGCGCGGCTATTACCTGACCGCGTTCCAGAAAGCCTTGCCGCGGGCACAGCTCGGTGATCCCGCGGCGCAGACCCTGCTTGCCGAACTGATGTCGCAGGGCCTGGGCGTCAAGCGCGACACCAAGGATGCTGCCTTCTGGTATGGCAAGGCAGCCGAGGGCGGCGATGCGACGTCGATGTTCAAATACGCGTTGCTCCTGATGGAGGGGCGCGACGTGCCGCGCGACGAGAAGAAGGCGGACGAATGGATGAAGAAGGCGGCCGATGCCGGCCAGGCATCCGCCGAATTCAACTGGGGGCAGAGCCTGACGGCGGACAATCCAGGCATCAAGGGCCTGCAGATGGCTCTCCCATATTATGAAAAGGCGGCGCAGCAGGGCATTGCCGATGCGCAATATGCCGTCTCTCAGCTCTATCTCAATCTGCCCGACCTGCCGCAGGAGAAGAAGGAGCAGGCCCGTGAATGGCTGTCGCGCGCCGCCAATGCGGGCTTCGACACCGCCCAGCTCGACATGGGCATTTGGCTGATCAACGGGATCGGCGGCAAGCAGGATTTGGAGAACGGTTTCAACTGGATGAAGGTCGCCGCCTATCGCGGCAATGTCGTTGCGCAAAACAAGCTGGCGCATCTCTATATTAACGCGCTCGGCACGAAGCAGGACCCGGTCGCTGCGGCTACCTGGTATGTCATCTCGCGTCGCGCCGGCCTGAAAGATCCGGAGCTCGAGGATTTTTACCAGGGCATCGAGGATTATCAGCAGAAGGCTGCGATCGACGCCGCGAACAAATTTCGCAGGTCGCAGTAA
- a CDS encoding thiamine phosphate synthase has protein sequence MTVPEDRCRLVLIVPDIADIEEQAKAVADALRGGDVASVIIPQYGLDDSTFQKHAEKLVPMVQAAGAAALIAGDSRVAGRAKADGLHITGNLAEFTEAVEKFVPKLIVGGGSATDRHNALEIGELRPDYIFFGKLDGDIKPEAHPKNVALGEWWASMIEIPCIVMGGTDPKSALEVALSGAEFVALRTAVFADPSAAPSIIAEVNALLDEKAPRFED, from the coding sequence ATGACCGTGCCCGAAGATCGCTGCCGCCTTGTTCTCATCGTTCCCGATATCGCCGATATAGAGGAGCAGGCGAAGGCGGTGGCTGACGCGTTGCGAGGCGGGGATGTGGCGTCGGTCATCATTCCGCAATATGGGCTCGACGACAGCACCTTTCAGAAGCATGCGGAAAAGCTGGTGCCGATGGTGCAGGCGGCGGGTGCTGCGGCGTTGATTGCCGGAGATAGCCGTGTCGCGGGCCGCGCCAAGGCCGACGGGCTGCACATTACCGGCAATCTTGCCGAATTCACCGAGGCGGTCGAGAAATTCGTGCCGAAGCTGATCGTCGGCGGTGGCAGCGCCACGGACAGGCACAATGCGCTGGAGATCGGCGAACTGCGTCCCGACTATATCTTCTTCGGCAAGCTCGACGGCGACATCAAGCCGGAGGCGCATCCGAAAAACGTCGCACTCGGCGAATGGTGGGCCTCGATGATCGAGATTCCCTGCATCGTCATGGGTGGCACCGATCCAAAATCGGCGCTGGAGGTGGCTTTGTCGGGCGCCGAATTCGTGGCGCTGCGCACGGCCGTTTTTGCCGACCCTTCGGCGGCGCCGTCCATCATTGCGGAAGTGAATGCGCTTCTCGACGAAAAAGCGCCACGGTTTGAAGATTGA
- a CDS encoding tetratricopeptide repeat protein, producing the protein MKLVRIIFALILSLALCAVRTVALADPDEAFIAYQKSDYATAFKLYHERALKGDVAAQGMVGTLYAYGRGVKQDDTQAAFWFQKLAEQGIAKGQFALGEMYLAGRGVHQDYSKAAELFRKAAEQGEPFSAFWLSMLYEQGQGVPKDPQQAAYWKKKSDENMPDFSNLLLPQQQK; encoded by the coding sequence ATGAAACTAGTGCGCATAATATTCGCATTAATATTGAGCTTAGCGCTTTGCGCGGTTCGCACGGTCGCCCTGGCCGATCCAGATGAAGCCTTCATAGCCTATCAGAAGTCGGATTATGCCACCGCCTTCAAGCTTTATCATGAAAGAGCGCTGAAAGGGGACGTGGCGGCTCAAGGCATGGTCGGCACTCTCTACGCTTACGGACGAGGCGTTAAGCAGGACGACACTCAGGCAGCCTTCTGGTTTCAAAAGCTAGCCGAACAGGGCATTGCTAAGGGACAATTCGCATTGGGAGAGATGTATCTCGCAGGCCGCGGCGTACATCAGGATTATTCCAAGGCGGCCGAATTATTTCGCAAAGCCGCGGAACAGGGCGAACCTTTCTCCGCATTTTGGCTGAGTATGCTGTACGAACAGGGCCAAGGAGTCCCCAAGGACCCACAGCAGGCGGCCTACTGGAAGAAGAAATCCGACGAGAACATGCCCGACTTTTCCAATCTTTTGCTTCCGCAACAGCAAAAGTAG
- a CDS encoding metalloregulator ArsR/SmtB family transcription factor, with protein sequence MSIMDPFAAIADPNRRHLLEELRRAPKTVNELAQGLPISRPAVSQHLKALLDSNLVSVTTEGTKRIYAVNSRGFDKLNLWLDQFWA encoded by the coding sequence ATGTCGATCATGGACCCCTTCGCAGCCATCGCGGATCCGAACCGGCGCCACCTGCTGGAGGAGCTCCGCCGCGCACCGAAAACGGTCAACGAACTGGCGCAGGGCCTGCCGATCAGCCGCCCTGCCGTATCGCAGCATCTCAAGGCGTTGCTCGACAGCAATCTCGTTTCCGTCACCACCGAAGGCACGAAACGCATCTACGCGGTCAACAGCCGCGGTTTCGATAAGCTCAATTTGTGGCTGGATCAGTTCTGGGCCTGA
- a CDS encoding DUF465 domain-containing protein, protein MTVQAHLESLEKKHVALEEELHSALTSPSINDTEIADIKRRKLRLKDEIQRLRSSVH, encoded by the coding sequence ATGACTGTTCAAGCTCATCTTGAATCGCTCGAAAAGAAACATGTCGCTCTCGAGGAGGAGCTACATTCTGCACTGACATCTCCCTCTATCAATGATACCGAAATAGCCGACATCAAGCGCAGAAAGCTGCGCCTCAAAGACGAAATCCAACGTCTGCGATCGTCAGTTCACTGA